In a genomic window of Paracoccaceae bacterium:
- a CDS encoding LysR family transcriptional regulator, which translates to MAKRALIRSLSDVDIRLVRIFIIVTECRGFAASEFELNIGRSTISKHISDLELRIGLKLCNRGPSGFSLTPEGEQVLVAARKLLSSIDGFQSEIDNIHTTLTGTLRLGLFDQSSTNPNANIHKAIQKYDQIAPEVDLEVALDPPSTLEARVIDGSLHAAIVPIHRHSTLLNYIPLYCERMTLYCGEGHSLFDVASNLPLADLNLADHKYAGYAFNSPNMMAGQNLGITRAARVQEEEALSLLIQSGRYIGFLADHVAETFIRKGIVRPIAPGETSYTSTFAAITRKKPEADRKTLEFISCLIAFHETQEL; encoded by the coding sequence ATGGCCAAACGCGCACTCATTCGAAGCCTCAGTGACGTCGATATTCGCCTCGTGCGGATCTTCATAATCGTTACGGAGTGCCGCGGGTTCGCCGCGTCAGAGTTCGAGTTGAACATTGGCCGTTCCACAATCTCCAAACATATTTCGGATCTGGAACTGCGGATCGGATTAAAACTCTGCAATCGAGGTCCTTCCGGGTTTTCGCTGACGCCGGAGGGTGAACAGGTTCTCGTGGCAGCGCGAAAGTTACTCTCTTCCATTGATGGTTTTCAATCCGAGATCGATAACATTCACACGACACTGACAGGCACCTTGCGCTTGGGTCTCTTTGATCAATCCAGCACCAACCCAAATGCAAATATCCATAAAGCCATTCAAAAATATGACCAAATTGCGCCTGAAGTTGATCTGGAAGTTGCACTTGATCCTCCCAGTACGTTGGAAGCCCGTGTCATTGATGGATCGTTACATGCAGCGATCGTCCCGATTCATCGCCATTCCACCCTGCTGAATTACATCCCGCTTTATTGCGAACGGATGACTCTTTATTGCGGTGAAGGGCACAGCCTTTTTGATGTGGCGAGCAATTTGCCCTTGGCAGATCTGAACCTCGCCGATCACAAATATGCCGGATACGCCTTCAACTCACCCAATATGATGGCCGGCCAAAATCTTGGGATTACCCGCGCCGCACGCGTACAGGAGGAAGAGGCCTTATCGCTGCTCATTCAATCCGGGCGCTATATTGGATTTTTGGCCGACCACGTCGCCGAAACATTCATTCGCAAGGGAATTGTACGTCCGATTGCACCCGGCGAAACCAGCTACACCAGTACTTTTGCAGCAATCACGCGGAAAAAACCGGAAGCGGATCGCAAGACGCTGGAGTTCATTTCCTGCTTGATCGCATTTCACGAAACACAAGAGTTATGA
- a CDS encoding BCCT family transporter — protein sequence MSLKPPLSDLPIKTADSGFYRGFSVNVTVISKIIISMLVVWCIVWPTQAGTVLGNWNTAILAQFAAWYIWVVTAFVIVCIGLAIWPTAGRLNLGTDGEKPEFSNFSWFSMMFGAGIGVGMLTWAVAEPVAHFQNNPSVIQGVTTALDADNVRTAYVWSYLHWGLGAWACYAVAGLALAFFSYRRGLPLTIRSSLTPLFGKSLSGNLGHFIDIVAVVATILGVAQTLGFGVEQFVAGLTRIGIGGLALEDGSATTLGIIIALAVIMGASTLSALSGVGKGIKWLSNINMVLSIFLLGFFIIFGATWFGALAFFVGIWDYLVALPWLSFNVYSSDGVEGSESFLLTQWQGWWPVFYWAWWIAFAPFVGLFLARISRGRTIREFVLGAMIVPSLMCFVWFAWAGGTAIDLELNGGADGTILGAANGDKIFAMTEFMLAPIAQALAWGMAVLIVVLLMTFLVTSADSAVLIVNTINAAGDEGPKARPHILFWGAALACVVGGLLISGGTGAIQTAMVIGALPFSIVMALMCIALIKAIWNDGRREAAGVATTIDPDTSVMPAE from the coding sequence ATGTCATTAAAGCCACCACTATCGGATCTACCGATAAAAACCGCCGACAGCGGTTTTTATCGTGGATTCAGTGTCAACGTGACCGTGATCAGTAAGATCATCATCAGCATGCTGGTGGTCTGGTGTATCGTCTGGCCGACGCAGGCGGGTACCGTTCTTGGCAATTGGAACACGGCAATTCTTGCGCAGTTTGCAGCTTGGTACATCTGGGTTGTGACCGCTTTTGTCATTGTTTGCATTGGCTTGGCGATTTGGCCGACGGCCGGGCGCCTGAACCTCGGCACGGATGGTGAAAAGCCCGAATTCTCCAATTTCTCATGGTTCTCCATGATGTTCGGCGCCGGAATTGGTGTCGGCATGTTGACCTGGGCTGTGGCGGAACCTGTTGCGCACTTCCAGAATAATCCGTCGGTCATTCAGGGTGTGACGACAGCCCTTGATGCGGACAATGTGCGCACAGCTTATGTCTGGTCCTACCTCCACTGGGGGCTTGGGGCCTGGGCCTGTTATGCGGTCGCCGGACTTGCATTGGCGTTTTTCAGCTACCGTCGCGGGCTTCCCTTAACCATTCGCTCCTCCCTCACGCCGCTTTTTGGCAAATCCCTGTCCGGTAATCTGGGCCACTTTATCGACATCGTGGCAGTCGTAGCGACCATTCTCGGCGTGGCGCAAACGCTGGGATTTGGCGTTGAGCAATTCGTTGCAGGCTTGACCCGCATTGGGATTGGCGGGCTCGCGCTGGAAGATGGATCAGCCACAACGCTCGGAATTATTATCGCGCTGGCCGTCATCATGGGAGCCTCCACGCTTTCTGCCCTTTCCGGTGTCGGCAAAGGCATCAAATGGCTGTCCAATATCAACATGGTCTTGTCGATCTTCCTGTTGGGTTTCTTCATCATCTTTGGGGCAACATGGTTCGGCGCTTTGGCGTTCTTTGTCGGCATCTGGGATTATCTGGTCGCGCTGCCCTGGCTGAGCTTCAACGTCTACAGCTCAGACGGTGTCGAAGGGTCGGAATCCTTCCTGCTGACGCAATGGCAGGGCTGGTGGCCAGTATTCTATTGGGCCTGGTGGATCGCATTCGCGCCTTTCGTGGGACTGTTCCTGGCGCGTATTTCGCGCGGCCGGACCATCCGTGAATTCGTTCTTGGCGCGATGATCGTGCCGTCGCTGATGTGCTTTGTCTGGTTCGCCTGGGCTGGCGGTACAGCGATTGATCTGGAACTCAACGGGGGTGCGGATGGTACCATTCTGGGAGCGGCCAATGGTGACAAGATCTTTGCCATGACCGAATTCATGCTCGCGCCGATTGCACAGGCTCTGGCCTGGGGCATGGCGGTCCTGATTGTTGTCTTGCTGATGACCTTTCTGGTCACGTCCGCTGACTCCGCGGTACTGATCGTGAACACCATCAATGCGGCAGGTGACGAAGGCCCCAAAGCCCGTCCCCACATCCTGTTCTGGGGGGCTGCCCTTGCCTGCGTGGTGGGGGGCTTGCTGATCTCGGGCGGGACCGGTGCCATCCAAACCGCAATGGTGATCGGCGCTTTGCCTTTCTCCATCGTGATGGCGCTGATGTGCATCGCTTTGATTAAGGCAATTTGGAACGATGGTCGCCGCGAAGCTGCCGGCGTTGCAACAACGATCGATCCGGACACCTCGGTCATGCCTGCTGAATAA
- a CDS encoding phytanoyl-CoA dioxygenase family protein yields MTHALLTEDHVETFQRDGVVLIKGLFRDHVETLRAGVARNMAEPGPFAAENLKAGEGGRFFDDYCNWTRIPEFEDVIRNSPAAEVAADLMRSRKVQVFHDHVLVKEPGTSKPTPWHQDGPYYFVEGKQNVSFWSPLDPVQDASLRCVAGSHLWAKPVLPTRWLSETSFFPDDDAYMPVPDPDREGMEIREWDMAPGDAVAFSFGILHGARGNETKSRRRAFSLRLVGDDARFVARPGPTSPPFPGHDMQPGDRLREDWFPEIYQSHAAAS; encoded by the coding sequence ATGACACACGCGCTCCTGACTGAAGATCACGTGGAAACCTTCCAGCGTGACGGTGTCGTGCTGATCAAAGGCCTGTTTCGTGACCATGTAGAGACGCTGCGTGCCGGTGTTGCGCGCAACATGGCGGAACCCGGACCTTTTGCTGCCGAGAACCTCAAGGCGGGGGAGGGTGGACGCTTTTTCGATGATTATTGTAACTGGACGCGCATTCCCGAATTTGAAGATGTGATCCGCAATTCGCCAGCCGCTGAAGTGGCAGCAGATCTGATGCGATCCCGCAAGGTTCAGGTTTTCCATGATCATGTCCTCGTCAAAGAACCCGGGACCTCCAAACCGACCCCGTGGCATCAGGATGGGCCGTATTACTTTGTTGAGGGCAAGCAGAATGTGAGTTTCTGGTCGCCGCTTGATCCGGTGCAGGATGCAAGCCTGCGGTGTGTGGCAGGCAGCCATCTGTGGGCAAAACCGGTCTTGCCGACGCGCTGGTTGTCTGAAACCAGTTTCTTTCCCGATGATGATGCCTATATGCCGGTGCCGGATCCCGACAGAGAAGGCATGGAAATCCGCGAATGGGACATGGCGCCGGGAGATGCAGTGGCTTTCAGTTTTGGCATTCTGCACGGGGCGCGTGGAAACGAAACCAAAAGCCGTCGCCGTGCCTTTTCGCTGCGTCTGGTCGGGGATGACGCGCGATTTGTGGCGCGTCCGGGCCCGACATCGCCGCCTTTTCCAGGGCATGACATGCAACCTGGTGACAGGCTGCGAGAAGACTGGTTCCCCGAGATCTATCAGAGCCATGCTGCGGCATCATAA
- a CDS encoding LysR family transcriptional regulator, producing the protein MDTIRGMRIFAAVAAHGSFTEAARRLGISTKLASKYVRQLEEKLGAQFFHRTTRSVTLTETGEAYYKRCQPLLDQFDELEGLVQSRQSELAGPVRITAPTGFGSAQLVHALKPFQEAHPKVEVDLHLSDHHVSIIEQGFDLAIRFGVLKDSTLVARKLMDMRIVFCAAPQYLSEHGTPKDPDALMTHNCLLQTTRQSVDHWQVRTDGDDSSIPVAGNFRANSPLAVAHMAADGLGIGRIPHYTAAPFLKEGRLRLLLEKHESDLLGLYAVYPPGRHLTARIRAVIDHLADYFSHQSY; encoded by the coding sequence TTGGATACCATCCGAGGCATGCGCATCTTCGCCGCCGTGGCCGCGCATGGGTCCTTCACCGAAGCGGCGCGGCGTCTGGGGATCAGTACCAAACTGGCGAGCAAATACGTACGCCAGCTTGAGGAAAAACTCGGCGCTCAGTTTTTCCATCGCACAACGCGATCCGTAACGCTGACGGAAACAGGCGAGGCCTACTACAAACGCTGCCAGCCCCTTCTGGATCAGTTTGATGAGTTAGAAGGGTTGGTACAGTCGCGGCAGTCAGAGTTGGCAGGCCCGGTGCGGATCACCGCCCCCACCGGGTTTGGCAGCGCGCAATTGGTGCATGCATTAAAGCCCTTTCAAGAAGCCCATCCAAAGGTTGAGGTCGACCTTCATTTATCTGACCATCATGTTTCAATCATTGAACAGGGTTTCGATCTGGCCATACGGTTCGGTGTTCTGAAGGACAGCACTCTGGTGGCCAGAAAACTGATGGACATGCGGATCGTCTTTTGCGCGGCCCCGCAGTACCTGTCAGAACATGGAACCCCGAAAGATCCAGATGCGCTCATGACGCATAACTGCCTGTTGCAGACGACACGGCAGAGCGTAGATCACTGGCAAGTACGGACAGATGGCGATGACAGCAGCATTCCCGTTGCCGGCAATTTTCGTGCGAATTCGCCACTGGCTGTTGCACATATGGCGGCAGATGGTCTGGGGATAGGGCGCATTCCGCATTACACTGCGGCACCTTTTCTCAAAGAGGGACGGCTCAGGCTGTTGCTTGAAAAGCATGAGTCCGATCTGTTGGGACTTTATGCGGTCTATCCGCCGGGGCGCCACCTGACCGCGCGCATTCGTGCCGTCATTGATCATCTGGCGGATTATTTTTCACACCAAAGCTATTGA
- a CDS encoding glutathione S-transferase, giving the protein MTNNIRIHSFPLSGHAHRVVLFANLAGIAHDVVDVDLPNGAHKTPEFLAMNPAGQVPVLEDTDTFISDSNAILVYLARKYAPGFLPSDPVLEAEVQKFLTLAAGEIAFGPAAARLITVFNAPLNAEACHATAAKGLGKLEAHLEGRDFLVGDTPSIADVAIYSYTAHAPEGGVSLDPYPNVRRFLSNVEALPGFIGMPKTKAGLQA; this is encoded by the coding sequence ATGACAAACAACATCCGTATTCATAGTTTTCCGCTCTCCGGACATGCACATCGTGTCGTCCTTTTTGCCAATCTTGCGGGGATAGCCCATGACGTTGTCGATGTGGATTTGCCAAATGGCGCGCATAAGACCCCTGAGTTCCTCGCGATGAACCCTGCCGGGCAAGTGCCGGTTCTGGAGGACACAGACACATTCATAAGCGATAGCAACGCGATTTTAGTATATCTCGCGCGCAAATATGCCCCGGGTTTTCTGCCCAGTGATCCGGTGCTTGAAGCCGAAGTGCAAAAGTTTCTGACGCTTGCTGCAGGCGAGATCGCTTTTGGCCCAGCCGCGGCACGGTTGATCACAGTGTTCAATGCGCCGCTTAATGCAGAGGCTTGCCATGCGACCGCCGCGAAAGGCCTGGGAAAGCTTGAGGCACATCTGGAAGGACGTGATTTTCTCGTCGGCGATACGCCCAGCATCGCAGACGTCGCTATTTACAGTTACACCGCACATGCACCAGAGGGGGGCGTTTCACTCGACCCTTACCCGAATGTGCGCCGCTTTCTATCCAATGTCGAAGCCTTGCCCGGTTTCATTGGCATGCCAAAAACCAAGGCGGGCCTGCAAGCTTGA
- a CDS encoding pyridoxamine 5'-phosphate oxidase family protein, with protein MPDPDPTTPSPFHEGEKTLQVRAGKREAIEAFGRRAIRPFMPDQHRSFFATLPFLVVGSMDDGGRPWASILARRPGFVQSPSNTRLDVKAMPVKDDPLAKNLKTGAAIGILGIDLGTRRRNRMNARVASVKSGSFSLEVDQSFGNCPQYIQTRDIDFVRDTAMGHDSAPTERFDTLDNTKRAWIGQADMFFVASGVHPSDDPARQGVDVSHRGGRAGFVKVEGNTLTIPDYSGNYLFNTLGNFLINPKAGLTFIDFSTGDVLSLTGTVELLGEDDPEISAFRGAERGWRFTLAHGVQMFDALPLRARFGEWSPGSLLAGDWAETAKQLKAEAERDIWRRFVVSRIVDESSVIRSFYLEPEDATPVPNFEPGQFLTVRATPRGMHEAILRTYTVSSAPSDSGYRISIKHELDGQMSNHLHTGLKVGDTIDVKAPKGNFTLDPAETRPAVLIGGGVGITPMISMARQVVHHATRTRHLRPMTIYHSASNTMQRAFRDEFLVLSAQSDGAIQYHSLISNPARDETRGQDFDHVGRVNADMIRNTLLLEDCDYYICGPAEFMQATYSALRSVGVCDQRIKAEAFGPAALQRRPDDPAVLRQVDEAETAVVRFAKSHVEQPWHAGDASLLDTAEAHGLKPDFSCRNGVCGSCATRKSAGEVVYRTPPTAEIGVDEILLCCAVPAKGTEVLELDL; from the coding sequence ATGCCTGATCCTGATCCCACTACACCGTCGCCTTTCCACGAGGGCGAAAAAACCCTGCAAGTGCGTGCCGGCAAACGCGAGGCGATTGAGGCTTTTGGTCGTCGTGCAATTCGCCCGTTCATGCCAGACCAGCATCGTTCGTTTTTTGCCACGCTGCCGTTTCTGGTGGTCGGCAGTATGGATGATGGGGGACGGCCCTGGGCATCAATCCTGGCCAGACGTCCGGGCTTTGTGCAGAGCCCCAGCAACACGCGTCTGGATGTGAAAGCGATGCCCGTGAAAGATGATCCTTTGGCCAAGAACCTGAAAACGGGCGCTGCGATTGGGATCCTTGGCATCGATCTCGGGACTCGGCGTCGCAATCGGATGAATGCAAGGGTGGCCAGCGTGAAGAGTGGTTCTTTTTCACTGGAGGTGGATCAATCCTTTGGCAATTGCCCGCAGTATATTCAAACACGTGATATCGATTTTGTAAGAGACACCGCAATGGGCCATGACTCCGCGCCAACGGAGCGGTTCGACACGTTGGACAACACGAAACGCGCGTGGATTGGCCAAGCGGACATGTTCTTTGTCGCCAGCGGTGTACATCCCAGTGATGATCCGGCGCGCCAAGGCGTTGATGTCTCTCATCGCGGTGGGCGTGCGGGCTTTGTCAAGGTCGAGGGTAACACCCTGACCATACCCGATTATTCGGGCAATTATTTGTTCAATACATTGGGTAATTTTCTGATCAATCCCAAGGCGGGTCTGACCTTCATCGACTTCTCAACCGGTGATGTCTTGAGCTTGACCGGTACGGTCGAATTGCTGGGGGAAGATGACCCTGAGATAAGCGCTTTCAGGGGTGCTGAGCGGGGGTGGCGTTTCACGCTGGCTCATGGCGTGCAAATGTTTGATGCTCTGCCTTTGCGCGCGCGCTTCGGGGAATGGTCTCCCGGAAGCTTGTTGGCCGGTGATTGGGCCGAAACGGCAAAACAACTCAAAGCAGAGGCAGAACGCGACATATGGCGGCGTTTTGTGGTTAGCCGCATTGTGGATGAAAGCAGTGTCATTCGCTCGTTTTATCTGGAACCCGAAGATGCCACGCCTGTACCAAACTTTGAGCCGGGCCAGTTTTTGACGGTGCGCGCGACCCCGCGCGGGATGCATGAAGCGATTTTGCGAACATATACGGTTTCATCAGCGCCGAGCGACTCAGGTTACCGGATTTCGATCAAACATGAACTTGATGGTCAGATGTCAAATCACCTGCACACCGGACTCAAAGTAGGAGATACAATTGATGTAAAAGCGCCCAAGGGGAATTTCACGCTTGATCCGGCAGAAACCCGGCCGGCGGTTTTGATTGGCGGCGGCGTAGGCATTACGCCGATGATTTCGATGGCGCGGCAAGTGGTTCACCATGCGACGCGCACACGGCATTTGAGACCCATGACGATCTATCACAGTGCATCCAATACAATGCAACGCGCGTTTCGGGATGAGTTTCTAGTCTTGTCGGCCCAAAGCGACGGCGCGATCCAATACCACTCGCTGATCAGTAACCCGGCACGTGATGAGACCCGGGGTCAGGATTTTGATCATGTGGGACGGGTTAACGCAGACATGATTAGAAATACCTTGCTGTTAGAGGATTGTGATTATTACATTTGCGGCCCAGCAGAATTCATGCAGGCGACGTACTCTGCATTGCGATCCGTGGGTGTTTGTGATCAGCGCATCAAGGCTGAGGCTTTTGGACCTGCCGCTTTGCAGCGTAGACCGGATGACCCAGCCGTTTTGCGCCAGGTTGATGAAGCTGAAACCGCCGTGGTCAGATTTGCGAAGTCGCATGTTGAGCAGCCTTGGCACGCAGGTGATGCATCGCTGCTGGACACAGCGGAGGCCCATGGTTTGAAGCCTGACTTTTCATGCCGAAATGGCGTATGCGGCAGCTGCGCTACCCGAAAGAGCGCAGGAGAGGTCGTGTATCGTACGCCCCCCACTGCAGAGATCGGTGTCGATGAAATCCTGTTGTGCTGTGCCGTGCCGGCCAAGGGAACAGAAGTGTTGGAGTTGGACCTCTGA
- a CDS encoding reductive dehalogenase: MNARIFSTRKRPFHLGPFPLERLARADGQSDLSHVPAMSPVRFEHRDTPRSLVSAMSEYQAMLDAIRDGLINSEISQCPDDPEERARHIKSFGYFQDAPMVGIGRLEADHLLRTPIRNPDIDRLVEDLKTKQTKTLSAGIDTIMADLKDSMTAPPRSLDAHTHTIVFLYNYNRDPAREESGYDWISGANPYRASLLGAETAIIIAGYLRVLGYDAKAHTSSASDVDLNKLTIRAGLATLEDGRLVNPYVGDRFQVTAITTNFAMTPDAPLVPLSQQPKSVTRGWAWKLGAGSQKNAMTLDPYAKRHYAQGAYPFETLKRVEKPTTYIDEARVARVPKRTDMFARAQFGDMGKANQEATTGGYFAQKAPISRAIRRPSGAFLLLQNGTVADDIAPDTEDAARNAAGIKAASYFLGADAVGISRCPDWVWYSHDAVGEPIVPTHTSAISMIIDQGFETTEGSSGDDWIAVTQSMRAYLRFALLGGVIGKHIRNLGYEARVHTNLDGEVLQPPLLLLAGLGEVSRIGEVIVNPFLGPRLKSGCITTNMPLSHDKPIDFGMQAFCESCNKCARECPSGAITAGPKLMFNGYEIWKSDSQKCTTYRLTQMGGAMCGRCMKTCPWNVEGLQHEKPLRWIAMNVPAMAGVLARADDLVGNGRINPQKRWWWDLKVNERGGFDPVEGPSNQRELQTDLKLKYEDQTLAVYPANLAPPPWPFPFPMDREKGIEAYQALITAKEYQTRLERGDTEGLAHTFLGGGDAPVTRVQVRKVTHLSPKVTQYELASIDGSPLPEWRAGAHLDIVVAPEFVRPYSLSGDPADRSCYKVSVLREDDGRGGSKLLHKIFSEGRKIFVSNPINHFPLRDEASKHILMGGGIGITPMIAFAHECHARGLAFEVHYSASRRTEAAFADALMAQPWARNVALHISDENNRAVLDEVLSGYQPGWHVYTCGPDLYMNSVVQAAQRQGFPTEACHIEYFSVPELPEYKNHPFTLKIASSGRELQVPEDKAATDVLLENGFSVDVKCSDGICGVCKCDLVSGEVEHRDFVLSNKQRESALILCQSRAAKPGGVVEIDL; this comes from the coding sequence TTGAACGCCCGAATATTTTCGACGCGAAAACGCCCGTTCCATCTTGGACCGTTTCCGCTGGAACGTCTGGCGCGCGCCGATGGTCAATCTGACTTGTCACATGTACCGGCGATGTCGCCCGTGCGGTTTGAGCATCGCGATACGCCGCGCTCTCTTGTAAGTGCCATGAGCGAATATCAAGCGATGCTCGACGCCATTCGTGACGGATTGATCAATTCCGAAATTTCTCAATGCCCGGATGATCCTGAGGAACGGGCGCGCCATATCAAGTCCTTTGGGTATTTTCAGGACGCACCGATGGTGGGCATCGGACGGCTTGAGGCGGACCATTTGCTCCGCACGCCAATACGAAATCCTGACATTGACCGTCTGGTGGAGGATTTGAAAACCAAGCAAACCAAAACACTATCTGCCGGAATTGATACCATCATGGCGGACCTCAAGGACAGTATGACCGCGCCGCCGCGCAGTCTGGATGCCCATACGCATACGATTGTTTTCCTATACAACTACAACCGCGATCCCGCACGGGAAGAATCCGGTTATGACTGGATTTCGGGTGCCAACCCTTACCGGGCGAGCCTTTTGGGGGCGGAAACCGCGATCATCATCGCAGGCTACCTGCGGGTCCTTGGCTATGACGCCAAAGCGCATACGTCCAGTGCGTCGGATGTCGATCTGAACAAATTGACGATCAGGGCCGGATTGGCGACGTTGGAAGACGGCCGACTGGTCAACCCTTATGTAGGGGATCGGTTTCAGGTGACGGCGATCACGACGAATTTTGCCATGACACCGGATGCGCCGTTGGTGCCATTGTCCCAACAGCCGAAATCGGTGACCCGCGGCTGGGCTTGGAAACTCGGGGCCGGGTCCCAGAAAAATGCAATGACGTTGGATCCTTATGCCAAGCGTCACTATGCGCAGGGTGCCTATCCGTTTGAAACGCTGAAGCGAGTGGAAAAGCCGACAACCTATATTGACGAGGCGCGGGTGGCGCGGGTGCCCAAACGCACCGACATGTTCGCGCGCGCGCAGTTTGGCGACATGGGCAAAGCCAACCAGGAAGCGACCACGGGGGGATACTTCGCGCAAAAAGCGCCGATCAGCAGAGCAATACGCCGCCCATCCGGAGCGTTTCTGTTGTTGCAAAACGGGACCGTGGCGGATGACATTGCGCCGGATACCGAAGATGCGGCGCGCAACGCGGCCGGGATCAAGGCCGCGAGCTATTTCCTTGGTGCGGATGCGGTCGGGATTTCGCGCTGCCCTGATTGGGTGTGGTATAGCCACGATGCTGTGGGCGAGCCGATTGTGCCAACGCATACCAGTGCGATCAGCATGATTATTGATCAGGGTTTCGAGACAACGGAAGGGTCCTCTGGGGACGACTGGATCGCGGTCACCCAATCCATGCGCGCCTATCTGCGGTTTGCCCTGCTGGGTGGGGTGATTGGCAAACACATCCGCAACCTTGGCTATGAAGCCCGCGTTCACACCAATCTGGACGGGGAGGTGCTGCAACCGCCGCTGTTGCTATTGGCCGGGCTCGGAGAGGTCAGCCGCATCGGCGAGGTGATCGTGAACCCTTTTCTGGGCCCGCGTCTGAAGTCCGGTTGCATCACCACAAACATGCCGCTGTCCCATGACAAGCCAATTGATTTTGGCATGCAGGCCTTTTGCGAATCCTGCAACAAATGCGCGCGTGAATGCCCGTCCGGGGCGATTACGGCAGGTCCGAAACTGATGTTCAATGGCTATGAAATCTGGAAATCGGACAGCCAGAAATGTACAACCTATCGACTGACGCAAATGGGCGGGGCCATGTGTGGGCGGTGTATGAAAACCTGCCCCTGGAACGTCGAAGGGTTGCAGCACGAAAAACCTCTACGCTGGATCGCAATGAATGTCCCGGCCATGGCAGGCGTGTTGGCACGTGCAGATGATTTGGTGGGTAACGGCAGGATCAACCCACAAAAGCGGTGGTGGTGGGATCTGAAGGTGAATGAGCGGGGTGGGTTTGATCCTGTTGAGGGGCCTTCCAATCAACGCGAACTGCAAACCGATCTGAAGTTGAAGTACGAAGATCAGACCTTGGCTGTTTACCCCGCAAATCTGGCACCACCGCCCTGGCCTTTCCCTTTTCCGATGGACCGCGAGAAGGGGATCGAAGCCTATCAGGCTCTGATCACCGCCAAGGAATACCAAACCCGGCTGGAACGTGGTGACACGGAAGGGTTGGCGCATACTTTTCTGGGCGGCGGCGATGCGCCCGTCACCCGCGTGCAGGTGCGCAAAGTGACGCATTTGTCGCCAAAGGTCACGCAATACGAGCTTGCCTCCATCGATGGTTCGCCACTGCCAGAATGGCGGGCGGGGGCGCATCTGGATATTGTGGTCGCGCCGGAATTCGTCAGACCGTATTCTCTTTCGGGCGATCCGGCTGATCGCTCTTGCTACAAGGTTTCGGTTCTGCGCGAAGACGACGGGCGCGGCGGCTCAAAATTACTGCACAAGATATTTTCAGAGGGGCGAAAGATATTTGTATCCAACCCGATCAACCACTTCCCGTTAAGGGATGAAGCGAGCAAACATATTTTAATGGGAGGGGGCATCGGGATCACGCCAATGATTGCCTTTGCTCATGAATGCCATGCCAGGGGCCTGGCTTTCGAAGTGCATTACTCAGCGTCTCGCCGTACTGAGGCGGCGTTTGCCGACGCATTGATGGCGCAACCCTGGGCTCGAAACGTGGCGTTGCATATATCGGATGAAAACAACCGCGCAGTGCTTGACGAGGTTTTGTCTGGCTATCAGCCAGGTTGGCATGTCTATACCTGCGGTCCGGACCTCTACATGAACAGTGTAGTGCAAGCCGCGCAAAGGCAGGGTTTTCCAACGGAGGCCTGCCATATCGAATACTTTTCCGTGCCTGAATTGCCGGAGTATAAAAATCATCCCTTCACCCTGAAAATTGCCAGTTCCGGACGAGAATTACAGGTGCCGGAGGATAAGGCAGCGACGGATGTTTTGCTGGAAAATGGGTTCAGCGTGGATGTGAAATGCTCCGACGGTATCTGCGGCGTTTGCAAATGTGATCTTGTGTCCGGGGAGGTTGAACATCGCGATTTTGTTTTGTCCAACAAACAACGTGAAAGCGCGCTTATTCTATGTCAAAGCCGAGCTGCGAAACCGGGGGGAGTGGTCGAGATCGATTTATGA